A genomic stretch from Fusarium musae strain F31 chromosome 9, whole genome shotgun sequence includes:
- a CDS encoding hypothetical protein (EggNog:ENOG41) yields the protein MTYLSLVVVPLVQVSPLTLLIVASKVAIVERDDFSSGTSSKSTKLVHGGVRYLEKAVWNLDYNQYLLVKEALKERKYFLQTAPHLSSWLPIMLPLDKWCKAPYYWAGTKFYDFLVGSEGIEGSYFLTRSKALEAFPMLKPTDLVGSLVYYDVKDLVSVKDGQSAKPITVDAKSVINCTGPFTDSVRKMDDPGCKEIMAPGSGVHVVLPGYFSPGKMGLIDPSTSDGRVIFFLPWQGNTIAGTTDSPSTITQNPLPDEKSIEWILSEANGRGVRRLGHSRIRLEPQPVTDAPRVSGTDLVDDGAILDGKCQTHKVRLVGAHGFSPTLFIPINQHFGVETEVAKHLTESYGDRAWTVASLCKLTDKCFPARSERISQLYPFVDGEIRYAIRHEYAQTAVDVLAQRERLAFLNAQTALEALP from the exons ATGACATACTTgtcattggtggtggtgccaCTGGTGCAAGTGTCGCCCTTGACGCTACTAATCGTGGCCTCAAAAGTAGCTATCGTCGAACGTGACGATTTCAGCAGCGGCACGAGCAGCAAAAGTACCAAGCTGGTTCATGGAGGTGTCCGTTATCTCGAGAAAGCCGTCTGGAACTTGGATTATAACCAGTACTTGCTCGTCAAGGAGGCTCTGAAGGAGCGCAAGTACTTCCTACAGACGGCTCCCCATCTGAGTTCCTGGCTCCCCATTATGCTGCCCCTCGATAAGTGGTGTAAAGCTCCCTATTACTGGGCCGGCACTAAGTTCTATGACTTTCTCGTTGGCAGTGAAGGCATTGAGGGGTCTTACTTTCTGACTCGAAGTAAGGCACTTGAAGCCTTCCCTATGCTTAAGCCCACGGATCTTGTCGGTTCTCTCGTGTACTACGACG TCAAGGATCTTGTTTCCGTAAAGGATGGTCAATCAGCCAAGCCCATCACTGTTGACGCAAAGAGTGTCATCAACTGTACGGGGCCTTTTACTGACTCTGTCCGAAAAATGGACGATCCAGGCTGCAAGGAAATTATGGCCCCAGGATCTGGAGTTCACGTTGTTCTCCCTGGTTATTTCAGTCCAGGAAAAATGGGATTGATCGATCCGTCAACGTCTGACGGCCgggtcatcttcttcctcccatgGCAAGGCAACACTATCGCAGGCACCACCGATTCCCCTTCGACTATCACACAAAATCCTCTACCCGACGAGAAGTCTATCGAGTGGATCCTGAGCGAA GCAAATGGCAGAGGAGTGCGTAGACTTGGCCATTCAAGAATTCGTCTCGAGCCCCAGCCTGTTACAGATGCACCTCGCGTCAGCGGTACCGATCTAGTTGACGATGGGGCAATATTGGATGGCAAATGTCAGACGCACAAGGTTCGTTTAGTTGGTGCTCACGGCTTTAGCCCAACACTATTCATCCCTATTAACCAGCACTTTGGGGTTGAGACTGAGGTCGCCAAACATTTGACCGAATCCTATGGTGATCGTGCCTGGACTGTTGCCTCACTTTGCAAGCTGACTGACAAGTGCTTTCCCGCCCGCAGTGAACGCATCTCTCAGCTCTATCCATttgttgatggcgagatTCGATATGCTATTCGACACGAGTACGCCCAGACGGCCGTTGACGTTCTCGCTCAACGCGAGCGACTGGCCTTTCTCAATGCGCAAACAGCCCTCGAAGCCCTCCCCTAG